The Primulina eburnea isolate SZY01 chromosome 8, ASM2296580v1, whole genome shotgun sequence genome contains a region encoding:
- the LOC140837967 gene encoding E3 ubiquitin-protein ligase RSL1 — protein sequence MAAKVLDIVNVVDSLVEDDEILVLYETPVRPKNGTSKTDAISVEGYRLKSKRVIDLSQDYAYYANFNDDDEVKILDSFPKTPRVYKGESSNSKPSKGVEFSISLTIMCEICADEKPTSAMFRLLGCTHSFCSECMAKYVASKLQDNITTINCPFTGCKGFLEPQHCRPILPKQVFDRWGDALCEAVILGSEKFYCPFKDCSALLIDDRCGRNEVIIQSECPDCNRLFCVDCKVPWHPGITCEEFRKLGKDERSNEDIMLMNLAKKNKWIRCPRCKFYVERTEGCLFMTCRCGHSFCYNCGAPLKEHYCTRCKR from the exons ATGGCTGCTAAAGTCTTAGATATCGTCAATGTTGTGGATTCTCTTGTCGAAGATGATGAAATTTTGGTGCTATACGAAACCCCTGTTCGACCCAAGAATGGCACAAGTAAGACCGACGCTATTTCTGTAGAAGGTTATCGTCTTAAATCCAAAAGGGTAATCGATTTATCCCAAGATTATGCATATTATGCAAATtttaatgatgatgatgaagttaAAATTCTTGATTCATTCCCTAAAACCCCAAGGGTTTATAAAGGAGAATCCTCTAACTCAAAACCCTCCAAAGGTGTGGAATTTAGCATCTCTTTAACGATAATGTGTGAAATTTGTGCCGATGAGAAGCCCACCAGTGCTATGTTTCGCCTTTTGGGATGCACTCATTCCTTTTGTTCCGAGTGCATGGCTAAATATGTAGCATCCAAATTACAAGACAATATTACCACTATTAACTGCCCTTTTACTGGTTGTAAAGGGTTCTTGGAGCCCCAGCATTGTCGTCCCATCTTGCCGAAGCAAGTTTTCGACCGGTGGGGGGACGCCTTGTGCGAGGCTGTGATTTTGGGATCTGAGAAGTTTTATTGCCCATTTAAGGATTGCTCAGCCTTGCTGATTGATGACCGTTGTGGGAGGAATGAAGTTATAATTCAATCCGAATGCCCTGATTGCAACAGGCTGTTCTGCGTCGATTGTAAGGTTCCTTGGCATCCAGGGATCACGTGTGAGGAGTTTCGGAAGTTGGGAAAGGACGAAAGGAGTAATGAGGATATAATGCTGATGAATCttgcaaagaaaaataaatgGATAAGGTGTCCAAGGTGCAAGTTCTATGTTGAGAGAACTGAAGGATGCTTGTTCATGACATGCAG GTGTGGTCATTCCTTCTGTTACAACTGTGGAGCTCCGCTGAAAGAACACTATTGTACTCGGTGTAAACGATAA